Part of the Streptomyces europaeiscabiei genome is shown below.
GCGTCGAGGTCGACGGGTCCGGCGTCCTCCTTGAATCCCACCGGCACCCGCCAGTCCCGGTCCCACACCCCCACGCGCAGCCTCCCGCCGATCTCCAGCACCCGCAGGGCGTACTCCTGCGCGGTGTGCCGATGAGCGTTGGTGAGCAGCTCGGCGGCCAACAGTTCGGCGGTGGGGGCAAGTTCGGAGAGGCCGTGCGCGGCGAGCACGGCCCGGAGGGTGGCACGCCCGACGCCGGGGGACCGGGGATCACGCGGGAGGCTCAGGGTGTAGTTCCAGGACGGGGATACGGTGGCCATGGAAGTCTCCGGTTACTGAGGGGAGTTGGTTGGATACGGCTCCTGAGCCCTAAAGTAGCGAGACAGAGTTAATACATTCACCGATTCTCGGCAATTTCGTTCACTGCCACCCGTGTGGGTGACCAGCGGCGGCAAGGAGGTCGACAGCCCCGTGAGGACCAACCCGACGGGCAGACAACTCCGCTTCGGCGCAGAGCTGCGCAAACTCCGGGAGCGAGCGAGCCTGAGCGCCACGGAAGCCGGTCAACTCCTGGGCATCAAACAGACGCAGGTCAGCAACATGGAGGCCGGCCGCGTGGGAGTGAGCCCCGAGCGCCTGCGCACGATCGCCTGCCACTACGACTGCTCTGACAAGGCCCTGGTCGAGGCGATGGCGGCCATGACGTCGGACCGGAAGCGAGGCTGGTGGGAGACCTACCGCGAGCTGCTCCCGACGCCGCTGGTCGACCTGGCCGAACTGGAGCACCACGCCAAGTCGTTGCGCGACGCCATCACAGCCCGCATCCCTGGCCTGCTCCAGACCCGCGAGTACGCCCTTGAGATCTTCCGCAAAGCGGTCACCGAACTCTCACCGCCCGACATCGAGCACCGGCTCTCGTTCCGCATCAAGCGGCAGGCGATTCTCTTCCGTGAGGATGACCCGACTCCGTACGAGGCGGTCATCCACGAGGCCGCCTTGCGCATGCGGGTCGGCGGTTCCACGGTTGCCCGACAGCAGTTGCAACACCTGCTCGACATGAGCGACCGACCCCACATCACCCTGCGCGCGATCACCTTCGACGCCGGCGCCTACCCGGGGTCCGGGCAGTCGATCCACTACGCCTTCGCCCACGTGCCACAGCTGGACACCGTCTATCTCGACCAGTCCCACGGCCTGGCGTTCCTCGACGCCGAGGCGCAGTTGCACAAGTACCGCACGCTGTTCGACCGGATCGAAGCCGTCACACTCGCTCCCGAGAAGACCCGAGACCTCATCCACAACGTGATGCGAGAGCTGTGAAGGGAACACCCATGACCCCACGCTGGCAGAAGTCCTCGTACTGCTCCGAGGGCGCCTCCTGCGTCCACATATCCACCGGCCCCGCCACCATCCACATGACCGAATCCGCCGACCCCACCCGAGCCACCCTCACCACCACCCCCTCCTCCTTCCGAGCCCTCCTCCACGCACTCAAACTCGACAAGGAACCCACCCGTGTCTGACATCCCCCCGGACCTCGACTGGATCCGCGCCGCCCCCGAGGACGCGACGGGCCCCGGCCCCTGGATCGAGCTGGCCTTCGGGGAGGGGCAGGGCGAGGACGACCCCGAAGCCCTCGTCTACATCCGCGAGACCAGCGACCCGGACAACGTCGTGACGACGAACCGCCGGAAGTGGGACGCGTTCGTACTGGGCGTACAGGCGGGGGAGTTCGACCACTTCGTGGAGGGTGTGGAAGGGTTCGAGCCGACGAAGAAGTAGGCCCGGGGGCGTTGTCGGTGGGGCGTGCCAGGATCTCGGTATGAAGGTCAACGTCCCGCTTCCGACACAGCCGCACACGTCGATGGTGTACGTCGACTGGGTCAGAGCCCACGACCCGGCCGGCGAGCCGATCGCGCTCGACGCGCTGGAGGCGGTGCGCGCGCAGATCCGGGTGGCGTACGAGAAGCCGGGCCGTTTCCTGACGGACATGGAGCGGCAGGCGACACGGCTGCCGGCGGCGCATCTGCCGTGGTTCTGGGACATGGTGGGGCACCGCCTGAGCGGCTGGAGCGTCCGCTACGCGGGGAAGGCGTTCGCGCTGGCGCGGAAGGCGGAGCGGGAGCACGCACTGCCGGTGGACGGGGAGTGGTACCGGGCGAACGTACGGCTGTTCGCGGGGCTCGGGGCGCTGCCGGTCAAGGAGTTGACGGATCACCAGCGCCGGCTGGCCGGCGAGCTGAGCGCGGCGGAGGCGCACGCGGAGTACACGCGGGTGCTGACGGCGTGGGCGGCGTCGCCGGGTGAGTTGCCGGCGACGCTGGCCGGGCGGGTGCGGGCGTCCGCTGAGGCTGCGGGGCTGGGCCGGGACGAGGACGCGCGGGTGCTGGCGGCGGCGGTGGGCGGGGCCCGGGGGAAGGCCGTACCGGACGCCCTGCTGGACGCGGTCGCGGGGCTGCTGGCGGAGTTCCCGCAGGGCGACGACGTGAACGCCGCGCTGGTGGACGTGTTCCCGGATGCGCGGGGCGACGCGGCGGCCTGGCTGCGGCTGCTGCTGCGCTCGGGCGCGGCGGAGGCCGTGGTGGCCGGGCGGGTGGCGCCGGAGGGCGGGGTCGCCGGGTGGCTGGGGCGGTACACGCGGATGTACCGGCACGCGCGCGTGGCGGGCGGGGGTGTGAGGTCGCAGCAGCTACCGACGGAACTGTTCGAACTGGTGACCCTGTTCGCGCCCCGGCTGCGCGCGGCCGAGGCTCCCGTGCGGCTGCACGAGGACCGCTATCAGTGGCCGGAGCTGGACGCGGATCTGCTGGACGCCTGTCTCGCGGAGGGGGTCGCTGTCGAGGATCCGGGCGACTCGATCGGGTTGAAGTTCTGGGGCGGCAAGTCACGGCGGGACCTCACCGCCCTCGCGGCCGACCCGGTCTTCAGGCCCCGGCTGGAAGGCACGGTCCACGCCGGTCTGCGCGGCGGCGGCTCGGCGATCACCCGGCTGCCGGAGAACGCGGGTATCGCCGCCGAGGTGCACACCAGGATCGAGAAGTTGATCGGCGAGTTGCGGGGCGGTGGGATCGCGGCGGCCGACGAGGCGGTGGACGAGCTGGCCGCGCTCCTCGACCGCCCGACGGCGACGGCCCTGGACGGCATCGAGGAAGTCCTGGCCGCACTGGACCTGACCGGCCCGCTGACCCGCGCCCTCACCGCCGGGCTGCCGGAGGAGCTGGGCTGGCCGGCGCTGGAGGCGGTCCTGGCCGAGTTCGGCGATGCCGCCGGGCCCGACGACGTACGGGGCGGTGTCCGCGGCGTCACCTGCACCTGGCCGGTGCTGACCGTCTACGGCGACGACCGTGCCGTGGCCGTGGACCACGCGGGCCGGCGCGGCTCCTGCGCCTTCGCTCTCCCCGACGGCACGACGAGCCACAGCGTGCACTTCGCGGGCGGCCGGTTCCTGGTGTACCGGACCGCCCTGGGCCGTGACACCCTCGCGCGTTTCGGGGAGCACGGCTTCTGGACCGACCGGCCCGAGGAGGTGTTCGAGCCGGAGCAGCGGATCGGGCTGCGTCCGTACGACGGGATCATCGACGGCGGCTTCGGCTTCCAGTTCGCGAGCCTGGACGGCGGCACCGAGGCCGGCCGGCACGACGGGGACCGGGTGCTGCGGCCGGGCGACCGGTCCGGCATCGGCAGCCGCGAACTGCAGATGAGCGACGGCGAGCGGTTCTGGAGCGCCGACGTCTACCACGACAACTGGGAGCGCGTCGACCCGACGACCGGCGCGCGGACCGGGGACCGCGCGCTGCCCGAATTCCACCGCGACGCCGAAGTGCCGCCGGGTCGGGCGGTGTTCATGGACTCACTCACCCTGGCTGCCCTGCCCGAGGACGCCCCGCCGTCGCCACTGGGCCAGGACGGACGACTGACCGGCTGCCACGTCCTGTACCGCACGCCTTACGCGGGCCCCTCCCCCACCGATTTTCTGCTGCGTTCCGTCGACGGCCGTGAGGGACGGTTCGTCAGCACCCGGCCCGGACGTCACCCGTGGGGCATCCTC
Proteins encoded:
- a CDS encoding ATP-binding protein, whose translation is MATVSPSWNYTLSLPRDPRSPGVGRATLRAVLAAHGLSELAPTAELLAAELLTNAHRHTAQEYALRVLEIGGRLRVGVWDRDWRVPVGFKEDAGPVDLDAERGRGLQLVRACAEDRGVSVLRDLGVSQGGKLLWVDCGAAE
- a CDS encoding helix-turn-helix domain-containing protein, which codes for MRTNPTGRQLRFGAELRKLRERASLSATEAGQLLGIKQTQVSNMEAGRVGVSPERLRTIACHYDCSDKALVEAMAAMTSDRKRGWWETYRELLPTPLVDLAELEHHAKSLRDAITARIPGLLQTREYALEIFRKAVTELSPPDIEHRLSFRIKRQAILFREDDPTPYEAVIHEAALRMRVGGSTVARQQLQHLLDMSDRPHITLRAITFDAGAYPGSGQSIHYAFAHVPQLDTVYLDQSHGLAFLDAEAQLHKYRTLFDRIEAVTLAPEKTRDLIHNVMREL
- a CDS encoding DUF397 domain-containing protein; protein product: MTPRWQKSSYCSEGASCVHISTGPATIHMTESADPTRATLTTTPSSFRALLHALKLDKEPTRV
- a CDS encoding DUF397 domain-containing protein, with translation MSDIPPDLDWIRAAPEDATGPGPWIELAFGEGQGEDDPEALVYIRETSDPDNVVTTNRRKWDAFVLGVQAGEFDHFVEGVEGFEPTKK